The Oncorhynchus tshawytscha isolate Ot180627B unplaced genomic scaffold, Otsh_v2.0 Un_contig_2046_pilon_pilon, whole genome shotgun sequence genome window below encodes:
- the LOC112237826 gene encoding neurotrophin-3 yields the protein MSMLLYVLFLAYLYGIQATHMERQQPPPTQDPINSLIIQLLQADLTRGRGRQGEGQDRQAQDTLPPLGLLAIDTPLDDSRFLERRSSLYQPRSSDLLEQQKHYNSPRVLLSERAPLQPPPLYSIDDYVGSSDRTNKTRRKRYAEHKSYRGEYSVCDSQSQWVTDKTNAVDIRGRQVTVLDQIKMGTAESNFVKQYFYETKCRTAKPFKSGCRGIDDKHWNSQCKTSQTYVRALTQDRTSVGWRWIRIDTSCVCALSRKHRRT from the coding sequence ATGTCCATGTTGCTGTATGTGTTGTTCCTAGCGTACCTCTACGGTATCCAGGCAACGCACATGGAGCGCCAGCAGCCCCCGCCCACCCAGGACCCCATCAACTCCCTCATCATCCAGCTGCTGCAGGCGGACCTGACCCGCGGCCGGGGGAGGCAGGGTGAGGGCCAGGACAGGCAGGCCCAGGACACATTGCCACCGTTGGGCCTGCTCGCCATTGACACCCCTCTGGACGACAGTAGATTCCTGGAGAGGCGCAGCTCGCTGTACCAGCCCAGGTCGTCTGACCTGCTGGAGCAGCAGAAACACTACAACTCTCCCCGGGTCCTGCTGAGTGAGCGGGCGCCCCTGCAGCCTCCTCCGCTCTACTCTATAGATGACTACGTGGGCAGCTCTGACAGAACCAACAAGACCCGCAGGAAGAGATACGCAGAACACAAGAGTTACCGCGGGGAGTACTCCGTCTGTGACAGCCAATCACAGTGGGTGACAGACAAGACGAATGCGGTGGACATCAGGGGTCGTCAGGTCACCGTCCTGGATCAGATAAAGATGGGAACCGCCGAAAGCAACTTTGTTAAGCAGTACTTCTATGAGACCAAGTGTCGGACTGCCAAACCTTTTAAGAGCGGCTGTCGCGGCATCGATGACAAACACTGGAACTCGCAGTGTAAGACCTCTCAGACGTACGTCAGAGCTCTGACGCAGGACCGGACCTCTGTGGGCTGGCGCTGGATACGGATAGACACTTCCTGTGTCTGTGCGTTGTCACGGAAACACCGCAGGACGTAA